One Hyalangium gracile genomic window carries:
- a CDS encoding transposase produces the protein MFIGEEPLEQYLERSGLKAAVELKKWLEQLDFSALEQGYKPGGRPPMHPRVLLGLIVYGIHLKQWSLRELEQLAVRDVGAWWVCNGLQPDHSTLGKFLVRHEAVLSEQWF, from the coding sequence ATGTTCATTGGAGAAGAGCCGCTGGAGCAGTACCTGGAGCGCAGTGGGCTGAAGGCGGCGGTAGAGCTCAAGAAGTGGCTGGAGCAGTTGGACTTCAGCGCGCTGGAGCAAGGTTACAAGCCGGGAGGCCGGCCGCCGATGCACCCGCGGGTGCTGCTGGGGCTGATTGTGTATGGCATCCACCTGAAGCAGTGGTCGCTGAGGGAGTTGGAGCAGTTGGCGGTGAGGGACGTGGGGGCGTGGTGGGTGTGTAATGGGCTGCAGCCGGACCACAGCACGCTGGGCAAGTTCCTGGTGCGGCACGAGGCGGTGCTCAGCGAGCAGTGGTTC